In Halanaeroarchaeum sp. HSR-CO, one DNA window encodes the following:
- a CDS encoding nascent polypeptide-associated complex protein, which translates to MFGGGGMNPRKMEQMMEQMGIDVEEIDATEVIIRQEDGTEIVFDDPDVTRMDARGQQTYQVIGEPTEREGSEPETTETESAAADDIPQSDVDLVRERTGVSEDEARDALEATDGDLAAAIDHLE; encoded by the coding sequence ATGTTTGGAGGCGGCGGCATGAACCCACGCAAGATGGAACAGATGATGGAACAGATGGGGATCGACGTCGAGGAAATCGACGCGACGGAGGTCATCATCCGGCAGGAAGACGGTACCGAGATCGTCTTCGACGACCCCGACGTCACGCGGATGGACGCTCGCGGCCAGCAAACCTACCAGGTCATTGGCGAACCGACCGAGCGGGAGGGGTCCGAACCCGAGACGACCGAGACCGAGTCCGCCGCTGCGGACGACATCCCGCAGAGCGACGTCGATCTGGTCCGAGAGCGGACCGGCGTCAGCGAGGACGAAGCTCGTGACGCCCTCGAAGCGACGGATGGCGACCTGGCCGCCGCCATCGACCACCTCGAGTGA
- a CDS encoding methyltransferase domain-containing protein, which yields MILLVRADREFLCAPGDEVHTDLGVVEVPTDVAPGDVVESHLGEAFSVRALRGPDLFQHLERTGAPMMPKDIGLVVGHTGVAAGDRVLDAGTGTGVLAAYLGRAGAEVLTFEQDPDFADVARENMELAEVAERVTVRAGDVTDHLEELSGFDLLTLDTADAATVVEQAPSLLVSGGFVAVYSPFVESAREVELAARDADLEDIETIETIQRRMDFDDRGSRPTTKGVGHTGYLTFARKL from the coding sequence GTGATCCTTCTCGTCAGAGCGGACCGGGAGTTCCTCTGCGCCCCCGGCGACGAGGTGCATACCGACCTCGGCGTGGTCGAGGTTCCCACCGACGTCGCTCCGGGCGACGTCGTCGAGTCCCACCTGGGCGAGGCGTTCAGCGTGCGGGCCCTCCGTGGGCCAGACCTCTTCCAACACCTGGAGCGAACCGGCGCGCCGATGATGCCGAAGGACATCGGGCTCGTCGTTGGGCACACCGGCGTGGCCGCCGGCGACCGTGTGCTCGACGCTGGAACCGGGACTGGCGTCCTCGCCGCGTACCTGGGCCGAGCGGGCGCGGAGGTCCTGACCTTCGAGCAGGACCCCGACTTTGCCGACGTGGCGCGCGAGAATATGGAACTCGCCGAGGTAGCAGAACGGGTGACCGTCCGGGCGGGAGACGTCACCGATCACCTGGAGGAACTCTCCGGATTCGACCTGCTGACACTCGACACCGCCGACGCCGCCACGGTCGTCGAGCAGGCCCCCTCTCTCCTCGTCTCCGGTGGGTTCGTCGCCGTCTACTCTCCCTTCGTGGAGTCCGCTCGCGAGGTCGAACTCGCCGCTCGCGACGCCGATCTCGAGGACATCGAGACGATCGAGACCATCCAGCGCCGGATGGACTTCGACGACCGGGGGTCGCGGCCCACGACGAAAGGCGTGGGTCACACCGGCTATCTCACCTTCGCGCGGAAGTTGTAG